The following proteins come from a genomic window of Bactrocera tryoni isolate S06 chromosome 1, CSIRO_BtryS06_freeze2, whole genome shotgun sequence:
- the LOC120766413 gene encoding protein yellow-like — protein MWRAFFVTLILALTPHAILSAKLRKVEVLYEWKQMVYGFATEEDLQDAIDNDNLVPENATPIDVAVDYHSKKGKRVFTTTPRFTTGIPYTLAVVTDKTEENGPVLMPYPDYSWHNSNGSSCEKITSVFRVAITECNQMIVVDTGVIGDVQHCPPQLLVIDLNTDTLSHRYVFDPSIYVDVASLFIAPIAIVSDPPPKGSCSKVKVYVADVTFHGLVVYDSELDAAWRVENRFMYPDPDQGLHTIADEKFIQMDGIFDLASDGKKLYFHPLASINEYSVPLSVINNRTVFEENVEAVPYAFRRVGERSSSCAAHAMDSQNNLYFVTFNPIKLTRWSPNKPYTPKTELDIPADPKLIEFVSGMKVHKNKAGIEELWMTSNRFQKISRGTLDFNEVNFRLLRRPLDDIQKVSNSDKSHSVSVSSSDESHSESGSSSDESQSNSGSSSNESQSD, from the exons ATGTGGAGAGCATTCTTCGTTACTCTGATATTGGCTCTAACGCCGCACGCCATACTCAGCGCTAAACTACGCAAGGTGGAGGTTCTTTATGAGTGGAAACAAATGGTATATGGCTTCGCTACGGAGGAAGATCTTCAAGATGCAATCGACAATGATAACTTAGTACCTGAAAATGCAACACCCATCGATGTGGCGGTCGATTACCACT CGAAAAAGGGAAAACGTGTCTTTACGACAACTCCCAGATTCACCACAGGCATTCCGTATACTTTGGCGGTGGTGACTGACAAAACTGAGGAGAATGGACCAGTACTGATGCCATATCCCGACTACAGTTGGCACAATTCAAATGGCAGTAGTTGTGAAAAAATTACTTCAGTATTCCGTGTGGCG ATAACTGAGTGTAATCAAATGATCGTAGTCGATACGGGCGTTATCGGCGACGTTCAACATTGTCCGCCACAGCTACTCGTCATCGATTTAAACACCGATACCTTGTCACATCGTTATGTTTTCGATCCAAGCATATACGTAGATGTCGCTTCACTTTTCATTGCACCAATAGCTATTGTAAGCGATCCTCCGCCAAAAGGTAGCTGTAGCAAAGTAAAAGTATATGTG GCCGATGTCACGTTTCATGGTCTGGTTGTTTATGACTCGGAATTGGATGCAGCTTGGCGTGTCGAGAATAGATTTATGTATCCCGATCCTGATCAAGGCTTACACACAATTGCCGATGAGAAATTCATTCAAATGGATGGCATATTTGATTTGGCCAGTGATGGAAAAAAGCTCTACTTCCATCCATTAGCCTCTATAAACGAGTATTCGGTGCCGCTGAGCGTCATAAACAACCGTACCGTATTTGAGGAGAATGTGGAAGCCGTGCCGTATGCTTTTCGTCGGGTGGGAGAACGTAGCAGCTCATGTGCCGCTCATGCGATGGACAGTCAAAACAATCTCTACTTTGTTACATTCAATCCAATCAAGTTGACTCGTTGGAGTCCGAATAAGCCGTACACACCTAAAACTGAGTTAGATATACCAGCAGACCCGAAACTGATTGAGTTTGTAAGCGGCATGAAGGTGCACAAAAACAAAGCCGGCATTGAGGAATTATGGATGACGTCGAATCGTTTTCAG AAAATCTCCAGAGGCACTTTAGATTTCAATGAAGTTAACTTCCGCCTTTTGCGTCGACCTCTTGATGACATACAGAAAGTGTCTAACTCAGATAAATCTCATAGCGTGTCAGTGTCCTCCTCAGATGAATCTCATAGCGAGTCAGGGTCCTCCTCAGATGAATCTCAAAGTAATTCAGGGTCCTCCTCAAATGAATCTCAGAGTGACTAA